CATCGACACCTAGTGATAAACCAGCACAAACCACACCAGAAGTCAATAGCAAGCAGCCAGTTGCCGCACCGGTAACGTCTCCCAAACCATTATCCGAACTGCTAATGAGACGCAAACAGCCAGCGCCCACACCAGCAGCTACTGAGAAACCAGCGCCAATCGCACCAGAGGTCAATAGCAAACAGCCAGCGCCTGTATCGACACCTAGCGAGAAACCAGCACAAACCACACCAGAAGTCAATAGCAAGCAGCCAGTTTCTGCGCCGGTAACGACTCGCAAACCATTATCCGAACTGCTAATCAGAAGCAAACAGCCAGCACCCACACCAGCAGCGACTGCTACGCCGGATAACACTAGCAATCAGTCTGCGCCCACTGTAGAATCTGCTAAACAACTCATACGTCAGCTGCGTGAACTGAAGGAAAAAATAGAAAGTTCTAATTCAGAACAATCAGGGACTTCCAAATAAAAAATATTTAATCGGAACCGTTGACAGTTGACTGTTGATGACCAAAAACTCCACCCCCTTGTGGGTGGAGTTTTTGATTGAGAATTGCTCCTACCAGCCCTTTTCAGCTTTCTCGAAAACGTAAGCAGATACCACTAGAATGTCCACATCGCTCAACTGGCCTTTAAAAGCGGGCATAGCATTTTTTCCGTTCCGCACTTGGTAGATAATAGCCTCGATAGATTGTTTGTCATAATTTTCCAGGTATTTTAACATAGCTGCCTTTTCCAAGGTTTTCTCGCTGATGAGGATATTTCCACCACCTATATGA
The Gloeotrichia echinulata CP02 DNA segment above includes these coding regions:
- a CDS encoding c-type cytochrome translates to MKIVLFILLLAIALFRFTFILPALAAETTSGSKIFDNNCSKCHIGGGNILISEKTLEKAAMLKYLENYDKQSIEAIIYQVRNGKNAMPAFKGQLSDVDILVVSAYVFEKAEKGW